The following coding sequences lie in one Oncorhynchus kisutch isolate 150728-3 linkage group LG17, Okis_V2, whole genome shotgun sequence genomic window:
- the mrgbp gene encoding MRG/MORF4L-binding protein isoform X2: MGEAEVVPADEKQADSGISHIEDSVVWSQEVEVCLFHAMLGHKPVGVNRHFHMICIRDKFSQNIGRQVSSKVIWDHLGTMYDMSALHESEILPFPNSEKSFNLPDEIIQQVKEGKLVSEDDVKDDFKDERDPPAMHEEGLSPSMAAGQDFERYGQKDSFDLFQNSSLTPVQTSS; this comes from the exons ATGGGGGAAGCCGAGGTTGTTCCAGCCGACGAAAAACAGGCAGACTCGGGGATCAGTCACATCGAAGACTCGGTGGTATGGAGTCAAGAAGTCGAGGTGTGCCTGTTCCATGCAATGCTAGGTCACAAACCCGTAG GGGTAAATCGTCACTTTCACATGATCTGCATCCGGGATAAATTCAGCCAGAATATTGGGAGGCAAGTGTCATCAAAGGTGATCTGGGACCACCTGGGAACTATGTATGACATGTCAGCCTTG CATGAGTCTGAAATATTGCCGTTTCCCAACTCAGAGAAGAGCTTCAATCTCCCAGACGAGATTATTCAACAAGTAAAAGAAG GTAAACTGGTATCCGAGGACGACGTGAAAGACGATTTCAAAGATGAACGAGACCCCCCAGCCATGCATGAAGAAG GTCTGAGTCCCAGTATGGCTGCTGGCCAGGATTTTGAGAGGTATGGACAGAAGGACTCTTTCGATCTGTTCCAAAACTCCAGCTTGACCCCAGTACAGACCAGCTCATAA
- the LOC109907999 gene encoding DNA-binding protein inhibitor ID-1-like yields the protein MKVVGSTCALKNTEDVVRCLSEQSMTISKCKIPLLDEQMSVFLQDMNSCYSKLKELVPTLPANKKASKMEILQHVIDYIWDLQVELDTPGKQQISGATRTPLTTLNAELASISVENGCADDRILCR from the exons ATGAAAGTTGTCGGATCTACCTGCGCCCTGAAAAACACCGAGGATGTGGTCCGTTGTCTCTCGGAGCAGAGTATGACCATCTCCAAGTGCAAGATCCCACTGTTGGACGAGCAGATGAGTGTATTTCTGCAGGACATGAACAGCTGCTACAGCAAACTAAAGGAGCTGGTGCCCACTCTACCAGCCAACAAGAAAGCCAGTAAGATGGAGATTCTGCAGCATGTCATCGATTATATCTGGGACCTGCAGGTCGAGCTGGACACACCGGGCAAGCAGCAGATCTCGGGTGCAACCCGCACTCCTCTGACAACCCTCAATGCAGAACtcgccagcatctctgtggag AACGGATGCGCTGATGACAGAATTCTCTGCCGTTGA
- the mrgbp gene encoding MRG/MORF4L-binding protein isoform X1 has translation MGEAEVVPADEKQADSGISHIEDSVVWSQEVEVCLFHAMLGHKPVGVNRHFHMICIRDKFSQNIGRQVSSKVIWDHLGTMYDMSALHESEILPFPNSEKSFNLPDEIIQQVKEGKLVSEDDVKDDFKDERDPPAMHEEGSNSSVKMTERVGSKDKDRERDREKGSAEGGPGKEAADKRKRNRATEKVLNSSSNPSSPGGAKRRRT, from the exons ATGGGGGAAGCCGAGGTTGTTCCAGCCGACGAAAAACAGGCAGACTCGGGGATCAGTCACATCGAAGACTCGGTGGTATGGAGTCAAGAAGTCGAGGTGTGCCTGTTCCATGCAATGCTAGGTCACAAACCCGTAG GGGTAAATCGTCACTTTCACATGATCTGCATCCGGGATAAATTCAGCCAGAATATTGGGAGGCAAGTGTCATCAAAGGTGATCTGGGACCACCTGGGAACTATGTATGACATGTCAGCCTTG CATGAGTCTGAAATATTGCCGTTTCCCAACTCAGAGAAGAGCTTCAATCTCCCAGACGAGATTATTCAACAAGTAAAAGAAG GTAAACTGGTATCCGAGGACGACGTGAAAGACGATTTCAAAGATGAACGAGACCCCCCAGCCATGCATGAAGAAG GCAGCAACTCTTCAGTGAAGATGACAGAGAGGGTAGGCAGCAAAGacaaggacagagaaagagaccgagagaaGGGTTCCGCTGAGGGCGGCCCGGGGAAGGAGGCAGCAGACAAGAGGAAGAGGAACCGTGCCACTGAGAAGGTGCTCAACTCCAGCAGCAACCCCTCCAGCCCCGGTGGAGCCAAGCGGAGAAGGACGTAG